In Bradyrhizobium paxllaeri, the genomic stretch TTCGCCGCGCTGGTAGCTTGCGTCACGCAGGCGAAAGCCGTCGGCGACGAGGTCGAGCGCCAGCGTGCGTAACGCGTCGTTGGAGTCGAGCAGAGTAAAACGTTGCAAAGACGGGAATGCTTCGGCCGCCGCCCAGGTCGCCGTACCCGGCCCCGCGCCGATATCGAGCAAGCTGTTGGGGGCGAAGTCCGGCCTGATCTCGACGAGCGCGTTGAGGCTCGCCGTCACCGCGGCATAGGTCGCAGGCATCCGCGCCAGCGCGTAGGCGAGCGCGTCCGTTTCCGAGCGGATGGTGCCGGAGCCGCCACCGTCGCGGTAGGTTTTCGAGATCGCGGCCGCACGGCCCGCGGCGTCACTGCGCGAAAAACCGCGCAGCTTGCCGTCGAGCGCGGCTTTCAGTTCAGCGGGGAGGTCGGGTGAGGTCATGGCCTGCCGTCATTCCGGGGCGGTCCGCAGGACCGAACCCGGAATCTCGAGATTCTCAGGGGCGCAAGAGGCGCCCCATAGTTCTATGCTTCGCATAGCCCCGGAATGACCAAGTATCACGCCACGTGCTGATCGAGAATCTTCACGGCGTCGTCGAGGCCGACCGAGACCAGTTGTGAGACGCCGCGTTCGGCCATGGTGACGCCGAACAGCCGGTTCATCCGCGCCATCGTGATCGGGTTGTGCGTGATGATGATGAAGCGGGTTTCCGTCGACGAGGTCATCTCGTGCAGCAGGTTGCAGAACCGCTCGACGTTGTGGTCGTCGAGCGGCGCGTCGACTTCGTCCAGCACGCAGATCGGCGACGGGTTGGTGAGGAACACCGCGAAGATCAGCGCCAGCGCCGTCAGCGCCTGCTCGCCGCCGGAGAGCAGTGACAGCGTCTGCGGCTTCTTGCCGGGCGGTTTGGCAATGATTTCGAGGCCGGCCTCCAGCGGATCGTCGCTTTCGATCAGATGAAGCGCCGCTTCGCCGCCACCGAACAATTCGACGAACAGCCGCTTGAAGTGCGCGTTGACGGTCTCGAACGAGACGAGCAGCCGCTCGCGGGCTTCCTTGTTGAGGCTCTGGATGCCCTGGCGCAGCCGCTTGATGGCTTCGACCAGATCGTCACGCTCGGTGGTGAGCGCCGTATGCTGGGTCTCGACCTCTTTCAGTTCTTCCTCGGCGCGCAAATTGACGGCGCCAAGACGCTCGCGGTCGCGGCGCAACTTTTCGAGGTTTTCCTCGATCTCGCCGAGCGGCGGCAGTTCCGCACCCGGCTCGATCTCGGCGAGCCCCGCAACCGCGTGCGGTTCGACTTCGAGCATGTCGTGGATTTCGCGCTCGATGTCGGCAAGCCGGCGCTTGGTGCCTTCCATGCGCTCCTCGGCGCGGCCGCAAGCTTCGCGGGCGCTCGAGAGCGCTTCGAGCGAAGCCTTGGCTTCGCGGTCGGTTTGCGCCATCACGCTTTCGGCGGCGGCAAGAGCGTCGGCGGCGACGCGGCGGGCGCTTTCGGCGGACTCGATCTCGTTGATCAGCGAACGGCGCTTCTCGGCGAACACAGCAGGCGCGTTGTCAAGCTCGGCGCGCTCGGCGGTCACTTCGGTGATGCGCGCCTCGACGGTTGCGACCTGCGAGGCCGAACTCTGCTTGCGGTTCTGCCATTCGGTGCGTTCGGCGACGATGGCCTGCACGCGGCGGTCGGCGAGCTCGGCTTCGCGTGCGAGCGCCTGCGCCTCGGCACGCACCTGCGCGGCGAAGCGGCGATGCCCCTCGATGTCGGTGCGAACGGTGCTGAGTTTTTCTTCCGCCTCATCCGTCGGCGGCAGGTCGGTCAGCGCGGCGGTCGCACTCTCATGCGCGGCCTCCGCTTCGCTGCGGTCGGCGGCAAGGCGAGTATGGGCTTCGGTCAGCGCGGATTTGCGCGCGGCGTGGCGGTTGATCTCGCGCTCGGTCGCAGCATGGCGTTCGCGCGCGGCGTCGGCCTCGCGCTGCGCGGCGCGCCAGGCTTCGCGTCCAGCGGACTCGGCTGATGATGCCGCCTTCAGTTCGGCCTCGGCGTCTTCCAGCGCCTGCCGCTTGGCGGTGGCGTCAATACGGGCCTGTTCCAACTCGTGTTCGATATCGACCAGGCGGGCGCGTTCGGCGAGACGCCGTGCGGCGCCGGTCGGCGCATGCGCGGCGGCGACAAAACCGTCCCAGCGCCAGACGTCGCCTTCCAGCGACACCAGTCGCTGGCCGGTCTTCAATTGCGAGACGAACTCCGCGCCGCGCTCCTTCGCCACGACGCCGATCTGCGCCAGACGGCGCGCCAGTTCGGCCGGCGCCTCGACATGCGAGGCGAGGGCTTCGACGCCAGCGGGCAGCGCGGGATCGTCAAAGCTCGCGCCGGCATTGGTCCAACGCATCGGCGCGGAGGGATCGACGGGCGCGTCGAGGTCGTCGCCGAGCACGGCGCCAAGCGCCTTCTCGTAACCTTTGGCGACCGTGACGCCGTCGATGATCGGCGGCCACAGATTCTTGGTCTCGACATTGACGAGCTTGGAAATCGTGCGCGCTTCGGTTTCCAGCCGCTGCACGCGCTTTTCCGCGTCGGTGAGCGGGGCGCGCGAAGCTTCGAGCTTCTGCCGCGCGGCGACATGGCCGG encodes the following:
- the smc gene encoding chromosome segregation protein SMC, coding for MKLTRLRLHGFKSFVEPTDFMIEPGLTGVVGPNGCGKSNLVEALRWAMGETSHKSLRAADMDAVIFAGSGNRPARNHAEVTMTIDNADRTAPAAVNDSQVLEISRRIEREAGSVYRINGRDVRARDVQILFADAATGARSPALVHQGKIGEIIQAKPEQRRRVLEDAAGVAGLHARRHEAELRLKAAETNLTRVEDVIGQLTGQMDGLKKQARQAIRFREVAAKVRKAEATLFHLRWLEANADVAEAAHTHDINVREMAERTREQAEAARIQAIRASELPALREGEARAAAGLQRLTNARELLDREEERAKERVSELDRRLNQFIADIAREQQQTSDAEIALQRLDTEDAEIKEEIKSRVEKRSGVDERVSEAEATLAAAESMFGELTTALADLTAKRNQLEAGVRTHRDRLARLDQEIATVQADEEKLAQETGNLGDIDALAAAMETAQETLAASEAAAQASEAGHVAARQKLEASRAPLTDAEKRVQRLETEARTISKLVNVETKNLWPPIIDGVTVAKGYEKALGAVLGDDLDAPVDPSAPMRWTNAGASFDDPALPAGVEALASHVEAPAELARRLAQIGVVAKERGAEFVSQLKTGQRLVSLEGDVWRWDGFVAAAHAPTGAARRLAERARLVDIEHELEQARIDATAKRQALEDAEAELKAASSAESAGREAWRAAQREADAARERHAATEREINRHAARKSALTEAHTRLAADRSEAEAAHESATAALTDLPPTDEAEEKLSTVRTDIEGHRRFAAQVRAEAQALAREAELADRRVQAIVAERTEWQNRKQSSASQVATVEARITEVTAERAELDNAPAVFAEKRRSLINEIESAESARRVAADALAAAESVMAQTDREAKASLEALSSAREACGRAEERMEGTKRRLADIEREIHDMLEVEPHAVAGLAEIEPGAELPPLGEIEENLEKLRRDRERLGAVNLRAEEELKEVETQHTALTTERDDLVEAIKRLRQGIQSLNKEARERLLVSFETVNAHFKRLFVELFGGGEAALHLIESDDPLEAGLEIIAKPPGKKPQTLSLLSGGEQALTALALIFAVFLTNPSPICVLDEVDAPLDDHNVERFCNLLHEMTSSTETRFIIITHNPITMARMNRLFGVTMAERGVSQLVSVGLDDAVKILDQHVA